ACTTTCAGAAATCTGGTGGGGATTTCACCGAATAAATTCCGCTTGTCCTCTCAGTCAGCTTCAGATGTGTCAGATACCGTTTCCTGATGGCCTATCTCCAAAATTAAGAATTTTTCTCTCAATCTCATAAGACAATAGTTGAAAGAAAATTCAAAATAGTAAACAAGAGAGAAAATTATTTTACTTAGGAGGGCCAAAGGGACATGAAAAGAAAATGGGGATTATTTTCAATTTGTATTTTGATGCTCGCTATGTTTACAGCTGGCTGTGGAAAATCAGCATCATCAGGGGGAAGCGGCAAGGCTGAAGAAAAAGGGGAATATGTAATAAAATTCGCACATGTTGTAAGCGCTTCAACAGCAAAGGGCAAAGCTGCCGAGAAGTTTAAAGAGCTATTGGAAGAGCGGACAGACGGCCAAATTAAAGTGGAAGTCTTCCCGGATTCCCAATTGGGAGCTGACCGGGAAATCACAGAACAAATGCAGTCTGGAACCATTCAAATGAATGCTCCTTTTACTGGCGTTTTGCCTGCCTTTGTTAAACAATTTGAAGTGTTTGACCTTCCCTATTTATTTAAAGATCGTGACCATGTGAAAAGCGCGGTAAATGGAAAAGTGGGTGAAATTTTCAACCAGCACTTAGAGAAACAGGGTCTTCGTGCCTTGGGATATTGGGACGGTGGATTCAAGCATCTGACGAATTCCCAGCAAACGATTCAAAAGCCGGAGGACCTGGATGGCCTGAAGATGCGTGTCTCCCAAAGCCCGCTCTTAATTTCTCAGTTCCAGGCGATGGGCGCTGGCGGGGTTTCCATTGACTTTGCGGAATTATATACGGCTCTTCAAACCAAAACGGTTGATGGGCAGGAAAATCCTTTAAGCAATATCGTCAGCAAGAAATTTTAT
This window of the Cytobacillus pseudoceanisediminis genome carries:
- a CDS encoding helix-turn-helix domain-containing protein translates to MLLQSDQDIVSICFEVGYETLSTFYRTFRNLVGISPNKFRLSSQSASDVSDTVS
- a CDS encoding TRAP transporter substrate-binding protein; protein product: MKRKWGLFSICILMLAMFTAGCGKSASSGGSGKAEEKGEYVIKFAHVVSASTAKGKAAEKFKELLEERTDGQIKVEVFPDSQLGADREITEQMQSGTIQMNAPFTGVLPAFVKQFEVFDLPYLFKDRDHVKSAVNGKVGEIFNQHLEKQGLRALGYWDGGFKHLTNSQQTIQKPEDLDGLKMRVSQSPLLISQFQAMGAGGVSIDFAELYTALQTKTVDGQENPLSNIVSKKFYEVQDYLTLSSHGYMAYPLLISEQFYQKLPADLQKAVDEVSAEVTDWQWEQSAADEEAYMKTLEESGIEITELTESDKEAFIEATSGVYEDFKKVEGGQEVLDAIKEAQ